One Micromonospora eburnea genomic region harbors:
- a CDS encoding formylglycine-generating enzyme family protein has product MDTALAFGVVWTKKIVAGRHIPSGVVFREVPGGTFRMGMSEAELAAVRAIERSGGAEDTLEPFFAGAGDAQPVREVRVEPFLIARHPLTVAQVRHWLPEYEDDYADADSGTARLEDDLDDLLKALPFRLPSEAEWEYAARAGATTLTFRGDEKPGEDQLLDDFGDERRTAAAENAFGLAAMGSAAEICADVWIPGFVGAPADARPRTGDGHRVVRGGAADLYPWQGCDEWLLLLAATRYEHAQFTAVRPVAPLPPRK; this is encoded by the coding sequence ATGGACACTGCATTAGCGTTCGGTGTCGTGTGGACCAAGAAGATCGTGGCCGGGCGGCATATCCCATCCGGCGTGGTCTTTCGGGAGGTGCCGGGCGGGACCTTCCGCATGGGTATGTCCGAGGCGGAATTGGCGGCGGTACGCGCGATCGAGCGCAGTGGGGGAGCCGAGGACACTCTTGAGCCGTTCTTCGCCGGTGCTGGAGATGCCCAGCCGGTACGCGAGGTGCGGGTCGAACCATTCCTGATAGCCCGGCACCCGTTGACGGTCGCACAGGTCCGGCACTGGTTGCCCGAGTACGAGGACGACTACGCCGACGCGGACTCCGGCACGGCCCGGCTCGAGGATGACCTGGACGACCTGCTCAAGGCGCTGCCGTTCCGGCTGCCCAGCGAGGCCGAGTGGGAGTACGCCGCCCGAGCCGGCGCCACCACCTTGACCTTCCGGGGCGACGAGAAACCCGGCGAGGACCAACTGCTCGACGACTTCGGCGATGAGCGGCGGACGGCCGCCGCTGAGAACGCGTTCGGGCTGGCCGCGATGGGCTCGGCGGCCGAGATCTGCGCCGACGTGTGGATTCCCGGGTTTGTGGGTGCCCCGGCGGATGCCCGTCCACGCACTGGCGACGGGCATAGGGTCGTACGCGGCGGTGCCGCCGACCTCTACCCGTGGCAGGGCTGCGACGAATGGCTGTTGCTGCTCGCCGCCACGCGGTATGAGCACGCTCAGTTCAC